In Vibrio lentus, a single genomic region encodes these proteins:
- the potB gene encoding spermidine/putrescine ABC transporter permease PotB — protein sequence MSKKFNLQNAIVALITGWLVLFVMIPNIMIIGTSFLARDEANLIEMTFTLDNYLRLADPLYFKVLMHSFYMAIVATLLCLIIGYPFAYIVAKMPAKWRPIMLFLVIVPFWTNSLIRTYGLKVVLGTQGVLNKGLLALDIIDKPLRIMYSETAVMIGLVYILLPFMILPLYSAIEKLDDTYLEAAKDLGANKLQTLLKVVLPLTMPGIIGGCLLVLLPALGMFYISDLLGGAKNLLIGNVIKSQVLNARDWPFGAATSIALTTAMAVMLYAYYRAGKLLNKKVELD from the coding sequence ATGAGCAAGAAGTTTAATTTACAAAACGCGATTGTTGCTTTAATCACAGGTTGGTTAGTGCTGTTCGTGATGATTCCAAACATCATGATCATAGGTACTAGCTTTCTAGCTCGTGATGAAGCGAACTTGATCGAGATGACCTTCACTCTCGATAACTACCTGCGTTTGGCTGACCCGCTGTATTTTAAAGTGCTGATGCACTCATTTTATATGGCGATTGTCGCAACCCTACTTTGTTTAATTATTGGTTACCCATTCGCTTACATCGTGGCAAAAATGCCTGCGAAATGGCGTCCAATCATGTTGTTTTTAGTGATTGTACCGTTCTGGACAAACTCTTTGATTCGTACTTACGGATTAAAAGTGGTTCTGGGGACTCAAGGTGTGTTGAACAAAGGCTTGTTGGCGTTAGACATTATCGATAAACCACTTCGTATTATGTATTCAGAAACGGCAGTAATGATCGGTTTAGTGTATATCCTACTCCCGTTCATGATTTTGCCGTTGTATTCAGCGATTGAAAAGCTAGACGATACTTATTTAGAAGCAGCGAAAGATTTAGGTGCGAACAAACTTCAAACGCTATTGAAGGTTGTTTTACCGCTAACGATGCCAGGCATTATCGGCGGTTGTTTACTTGTATTGCTCCCTGCGCTTGGCATGTTCTACATTTCAGACTTGTTGGGCGGTGCCAAGAACCTATTGATCGGTAACGTTATTAAGAGCCAAGTACTCAATGCTCGTGATTGGCCGTTTGGCGCAGCAACCAGTATTGCACTGACTACGGCTATGGCCGTGATGCTTTATGCCTACTACCGTGCAGGCAAGTTATTGAATAAGAAAGTGGAGCTAGACTAA
- the potA gene encoding spermidine/putrescine ABC transporter ATP-binding protein PotA: MNAKKSVGKPVVQLTGISKSFDGKEVIGNLDLNVNHGEFLTILGPSGCGKTTVLRMIAGFETADSGEILLAQQNVTQVPAEQRHVNTVFQSYALFPHMTVFDNVAFGLRMQKVPNTEIEPRVMDALKMVRLQQMAQRKPHQLSGGQQQRIAIARAVVNKPKVLLLDESLSALDYKLRKQMQIELKQLQRQLGITFIFVTHDQEEALSMSDRIIVMRDGVIEQDGTPREIYEEPKNLFVARFIGEINVFEATAKSRQDEKRIVATIEGEESIIYHDKDVTPGQKLQVLLRPEDLRIEEIKESDQSGIVGHIVERTYKGMTLDSVVELESGMRVMVSEFFNEDDPDVDHSLGQKVAVTWVDSWEVVLEDEQEV, encoded by the coding sequence TTGAACGCTAAAAAATCAGTAGGAAAGCCAGTCGTACAGTTAACTGGCATTAGTAAAAGTTTCGATGGTAAGGAAGTCATCGGCAATCTTGATCTAAACGTAAATCATGGTGAGTTTCTCACGATATTAGGCCCGTCCGGTTGTGGTAAAACCACGGTACTAAGAATGATTGCAGGGTTTGAAACGGCAGATAGTGGTGAAATACTATTAGCCCAACAGAATGTAACCCAAGTTCCTGCTGAGCAAAGGCATGTTAACACTGTATTCCAAAGCTATGCCCTATTCCCACATATGACCGTTTTCGACAATGTGGCATTTGGTTTACGCATGCAGAAAGTGCCAAACACTGAGATTGAACCTCGTGTAATGGATGCTTTAAAAATGGTGCGCCTACAACAAATGGCACAACGAAAGCCACACCAGCTATCCGGTGGTCAACAGCAACGTATCGCAATCGCTCGTGCTGTCGTTAATAAGCCTAAGGTTCTTTTGTTGGATGAGTCTCTATCTGCTCTTGATTACAAACTACGTAAACAGATGCAAATCGAGCTTAAACAACTGCAACGTCAACTTGGTATCACGTTCATCTTTGTAACGCATGACCAAGAAGAAGCATTGTCCATGTCTGACCGTATTATTGTTATGCGAGATGGCGTGATTGAACAAGACGGAACACCAAGAGAAATTTACGAAGAGCCTAAGAACTTATTTGTTGCTCGTTTCATTGGTGAAATTAACGTATTCGAAGCGACAGCGAAATCTCGTCAAGATGAAAAGCGCATTGTTGCGACAATCGAAGGTGAAGAGTCAATTATCTATCACGATAAAGACGTAACACCGGGCCAAAAACTGCAAGTACTACTTCGCCCTGAAGATCTTCGTATCGAAGAAATTAAAGAGTCGGACCAAAGCGGTATTGTTGGCCACATTGTCGAGCGAACCTACAAAGGCATGACATTAGATTCAGTCGTAGAACTTGAATCAGGTATGCGTGTCATGGTTAGCGAATTCTTCAACGAAGATGACCCTGATGTTGATCACTCACTGGGCCAAAAAGTTGCAGTAACTTGGGTTGATAGCTGGGAAGTGGTGTTAGAAGATGAGCAAGAAGTTTAA
- a CDS encoding glucosaminidase domain-containing protein, whose amino-acid sequence MRNNVKGSASKSLALKVTALAIVGSISLVGPYIYQEEERRRSADQSSNTSSQFGDLTVASDRPNFAAIEDVNKKKETFFSYLRPSINIENKRITKERAFLTKISESGITNIDSEDVSYAKRLGKLYSLPVPSSGLDQAWLTEMLSRVNVLPEALVLTQAANESAWGTSRFATKANNYFGHWCYTKGCGLVPLQRNEGSSHEVATFSSSQESVHRYFMNLNRNRAYAELRAIRAKLATQGDDLLTTESATKLTNGLLKYSERGSDYVTDLQAMIRHNEVYWKK is encoded by the coding sequence ATGCGTAATAATGTCAAAGGCAGCGCAAGTAAATCTCTTGCGCTAAAGGTTACTGCACTGGCGATCGTGGGTTCTATCTCACTGGTTGGCCCTTACATTTACCAAGAAGAAGAGCGCCGACGCTCGGCAGACCAAAGTTCAAATACATCAAGTCAATTTGGTGATTTGACCGTAGCTTCAGATCGACCAAATTTTGCTGCTATTGAAGATGTGAACAAGAAAAAAGAGACCTTCTTTTCTTACCTCCGTCCTAGCATCAACATCGAGAACAAGCGAATTACCAAAGAGCGTGCATTTTTAACCAAGATCTCTGAATCAGGTATTACAAATATTGATTCAGAAGACGTATCGTATGCGAAAAGGCTAGGGAAGTTATACAGCTTGCCAGTACCATCTTCAGGATTAGATCAAGCTTGGCTTACGGAAATGCTTAGTCGCGTAAATGTACTACCAGAGGCGCTTGTATTAACACAGGCTGCTAATGAATCGGCTTGGGGTACATCTCGCTTTGCTACTAAAGCCAACAACTATTTCGGACATTGGTGTTACACCAAAGGTTGTGGTCTGGTTCCGCTACAACGTAACGAAGGCAGTTCACATGAAGTGGCTACATTTTCTTCAAGCCAAGAATCCGTTCATCGTTACTTCATGAACTTGAACCGTAATCGTGCTTATGCCGAATTAAGAGCGATTCGAGCAAAACTGGCTACTCAGGGCGACGATTTGTTAACCACTGAATCTGCGACGAAGCTAACCAACGGCTTGCTAAAATATTCTGAGCGAGGTTCAGACTATGTGACTGATTTACAAGCTATGATCCGTCACAACGAGGTATACTGGAAAAAGTAA
- a CDS encoding DUF2987 domain-containing protein produces MKKTALALLASLSLGVSLPASAQEYMFTYSKLYTQLKNNTKEGHDDVKVAVFFVDQKAQTTCHISKAWMEKEEHYEELKVSPANELLLPVDQNLRSANPLIFVQTQEQECAYSLVVMTQEPLAGTVEVAQLESLLPQMQAMLEDVSGMFSSWFTPDIQGVTLEFDNKLEGNIALSNGKQIPIKEGRAKFTLAELSGSDSITLPEATVRVLPYIPAQ; encoded by the coding sequence ATGAAAAAGACAGCACTCGCTCTATTAGCCTCACTCAGCCTTGGGGTTTCTCTTCCAGCTTCAGCTCAAGAATACATGTTCACGTATTCCAAGCTCTACACACAGCTTAAAAACAACACCAAAGAAGGGCATGATGATGTCAAAGTTGCGGTCTTCTTTGTTGATCAAAAAGCTCAGACAACTTGTCATATCAGCAAAGCTTGGATGGAGAAGGAAGAACATTATGAAGAGCTAAAAGTCTCTCCAGCAAATGAATTGCTTCTACCTGTCGATCAAAACCTACGTTCAGCTAATCCTCTTATCTTTGTACAAACACAAGAACAAGAGTGCGCATATTCGCTCGTTGTCATGACACAGGAACCTTTAGCTGGAACGGTTGAAGTGGCACAGCTAGAAAGCCTGTTACCGCAGATGCAAGCGATGCTAGAAGACGTAAGCGGCATGTTCTCTAGTTGGTTCACACCAGATATCCAAGGCGTAACGTTAGAGTTTGATAACAAGCTTGAAGGCAACATTGCTCTGTCTAACGGTAAGCAAATCCCAATTAAAGAAGGGCGCGCGAAATTCACGCTGGCTGAGCTCAGTGGAAGTGACAGCATCACGTTACCAGAAGCCACGGTTCGTGTTTTGCCTTACATCCCAGCGCAATAA